In Arthrobacter sp. NicSoilB4, a single genomic region encodes these proteins:
- a CDS encoding helix-turn-helix transcriptional regulator — MPRIYKPLPGQPQEAAKALSVFNANTLRAVVIRDLARHPGGDTTGNIAKRIGVDYRQVYAHIKTLEGEGLVSATGEAGVRSGQRVQYTIDLGRLREQGLIYMRYLSGE; from the coding sequence ATGCCCCGCATCTACAAGCCACTCCCCGGACAGCCGCAAGAGGCCGCGAAGGCCTTGAGTGTGTTCAATGCCAATACCCTGCGGGCGGTCGTCATCAGGGACCTGGCCCGGCATCCTGGTGGAGACACAACGGGCAACATCGCAAAACGCATCGGCGTGGACTACCGACAGGTCTACGCGCACATCAAGACGCTTGAGGGCGAAGGGCTGGTTTCGGCCACGGGCGAAGCGGGTGTCCGCAGTGGCCAGCGCGTGCAGTACACCATTGACCTGGGGAGGCTGCGGGAGCAGGGCCTCATCTATATGAGGTACCTGTCGGGAGAATAA